A window of the Macrobrachium rosenbergii isolate ZJJX-2024 chromosome 13, ASM4041242v1, whole genome shotgun sequence genome harbors these coding sequences:
- the LOC136845146 gene encoding spindle and kinetochore-associated protein 1-like has translation MAVSTVQDLSSLEDAFHQKMSALQIMSDIRGHWGGDTVDEFEALKKELQFMQQEVSLQKKVIAQGRSDIKAAFSLLEQIQQLSSIVSHMQENLPEHLPQAGKNQSGVSGNNKSDKEKDTCAGKSNSQEKAPMKGNSGKSKHIPSIQYITVEEFDGVSKYIKGRLLYEQINNAVDEVNKAIETKYSLMTRPRAKLSEFDMKIVTACKLQENKETKGFYFVVDNDIKRWSNMKLDPAGRSMLTVLRTLKRLREIRGPGSLIRYAVS, from the exons ATGGCAGTCAGCACTGTTCAGGATTTGTCATCACTTGAAGATGCCTTCCACCAGAAGATGTCAGCATTACAG ATTATGAGTGACATACGTGGACACTGGGGTGGAGATACGGTAGATGAGTTCGAGGCACTAAAGAAGGAGCTTCAGTTCATGCAACAAGAGGTTTCCTTGCAGAAAAAAGTAATTGCACAAGGTAGAAGTGATATAAAAGCTGCATTCTCTCTATTAGAACAAATTCAGCAGCTCTCTTCTATTGTATCTCATATGCAAGAGAATTTACCGGAACACTTACCCCAAGCTGGTAAAAATCAGTCTGGTGTCTCGGGAAATAATAAGAGTGATAAGGAAAAAGATACATGTGCTGGCAAGAGTAACTCTCAAGAAAAG gccCCAATGAAGGGAAATTCTGGAAAATCAAAGCATATACCGTCCATCCAGTATATCACAGTAGAGGAGTTTGATGGGGTGTCCAA GTACATTAAAGGGCGTCTGCTCTATGAACAAATCAACAATGCTGTGGATGAAGTGAACAAGGCAATTGAAACTAAGTATTCACTCATGACACGCCCAAGAGCCAAGCTGTCTGAGTTTGATATGAAAATTGTGACTGCATGTAAActccaagaaaataaagaaactaaag GTTTTTACTTTGTCGTCGACAATGACATCAAGAGGTGGAGTAATATGAAGCTTGATCCAGCAGGAAGGTCTATGCTAACTGTGCTGCGCACGCTGAAACGTCTCAGAGAGATTAGGGGTCCAGGAAGTCTTATACGCTATGCCGTGTCATGA
- the LOC136845145 gene encoding centrosomal protein of 152 kDa-like has translation MDNPGHSLFVGGSIHLDSIRPPDPDDDEEDEEEKRQREAEIQGMLANAFDDLEEDDSFANTHSRYSAVSNRSHGYGNSHPDTPRPMHPLQYANDYPGNAAEREVINDESGAMNNCSAQSHDGESHPSDSRSQTPWSDESNDHSNRFKSLSYQETARDSFLYTNGEDGSSNQRHLFLGQTRENDTETSLYNAQNLKSAEKYKSIVNIDGDNSVSHSEEFRIAEGSYEQLKLLYEARGRELDNLTAELSKVKSDKLREVRILQHQLSLATAECETKKSNFNHCQILLSEKEEMVRKLKLEVVDLEKKNQEIDSVNKKIKIELEVAESVVSSLECQVSQLRAADCLSKNQQLHEDFVKKLRQGNQEERDMLMNKIQSVQKESDAHQQENRTLRDELKSMRKIHDDLLVEKTETTTRLTVTIRTLQKQYEDLLQSHDSHKIIDLQLRNKSLESEKHQLGERVKTLEAELEKAKEEIKGYDSAIMIGLFSDAMPGVEDSMSILGIKKTLNYDDTTREEPKKLPKEPLNEAQLILKIKDELKRSLAANKTKRDAIARLQEDVREKQNQLRKVQSDLKSSQTETKELKEELLKLKLKESESQLGRNQKESSDVDLKIAKTENISLKQELITLYVAFGDMKNQAVEFSNFVVSFNAKCDGNRVQVPDNFTGYCNKLLKTAEKYVDLITNFEQHQKVISDLREKVLKLQEESGVWEQRIHAIEVKVTASLKMIKTALVDESKASEYTHALHILQKLLEEIKQQVEIMTENSFGIQGKNTYLEDKLRTVELEVEKQRQEMARLTEEKESLREEMTALSKKKDEEKALALQSCQDTYLKFHEDAVKELEVRFNAEYENTGAKLKQEISRLAEELSNVKGLYLNVCEERNELEEQLKKQSGSVNNISVSEGTNAAGQGKPLGLSSSHSVEDIRLYKKRIEGLERELENVRIKHEEDIKRFVAEKKRLGELHEMKTSDKEMISETSSKEKELKEKCSVLENANSILKEKIKHWEDVSPVLNSNSAAGENALLGGHEKCQELLRMQRSRFDAEREELQSQFQKELGDLKDRLKVSNELRAKEVEAVNFHKDALQEQEKILKSLRDDLATEREGAKIRDQESEQEVRKLTDMIMNLESEAREQQEEFNETKAKLQKELQNRISDEHFMKQKIKLLEEEAASSKTVSAKYKSLRRIFKEYHEASQHQREFQKCEISRLDNEFETVNKTWVKRVEDYVEEVKKRFSASLESAISVLKKCEHVDERIYRTRLELEEVLKSYVNFSVKWF, from the coding sequence ATGGATAATCCTGGCCATAGTTTATTTGTTGGTGGGAGTATACACTTGGATAGCATTAGACCACCTGAccctgatgatgatgaagaagatgaagaggagaaaCGGCAGAGAGAGGCAGAAATACAAGGGATGTTGGCAAATGCTTTCGATGACCTTGAGGAGGACGATTCTTTTGCCAATACGCACAGCCGGTATTCAGCTGTGTCTAACCGGTCACATGGTTATGGAAATAGCCACCCCGACACTCCAAGACCAATGCATCCTTTGCAGTATGCAAATGATTACCCAGGAAATGCAGCTGAGAGAGAAGTCATTAATGACGAGAGCGGTGCCATGAATAATTGCTCCGCTCAGAGTCATGATGGAGAGTCACATCCTTCTGATAGCCGTAGCCAGACTCCTTGGAGTGATGAAAGTAATGACCATTCCAATAGGTTCAAGTCCCTCTCATACCAAGAAACTGCGAGAGATTCATTTCTTTATACAAATGGAGAGGATGGATCCAGTAACCAGAGGCAcctttttcttggacaaacaagaGAAAATGACACTGAAACGTCTTTGTATAATGCCCAGAATTTGAAATCTGCTGAAAAGTACAAATCTATCGTTAACATAGATGGAGATAATAGTGTTAGTCATTCAGAGGAATTTCGGATTGCAGAAGGTTCTTATGAACAGTTAAAACTTTTATATGAGGCCAGAGGTAGAGAACTGGACAATTTAACAGCTGAATTATCCAAAGTAAAATCTGATAAGCTCCGCGAGGTTAGAATTTTGCAGCACCAGCTTAGTCTTGCAACAGCAGAATGTGAAACTAAaaaatcaaactttaaccactgccagaTTCTCTTgtcagaaaaagaggaaatggtAAGGAAACTAAAACTTGAAGTTGTTGATTTGGAGAAGAAAAACCAGGAGATAGATAGTGTGAACAAGAAGATAAAGATAGAACTCGAAGTAGCAGAATCAGTTGTGTCAAGTCTTGAATGCCAAGTATCCCAGCTGAGGGCTGCTGATTGTTTATCAAAAAATCAGCAGTTGCATGAGGACTTTGTGAAGAAACTGAGACAGGggaatcaagaagaaagagacaTGTTGATGAATAAGATACAGTCTGTGCAGAAAGAATCGGATGCTCATCAGCAAGAAAATCGGACATTGCGTGATGAGTTGAAGTCTATGCGTAAAATCCACGATGATCTTCTTGTGGAAAAAACAGAAACTACCACAAGGCTTACAGTAACCATACGAACTCTGCAGAAGCAGTATGAAGATCTTTTACAGTCTCATGATAGTCACAAGATAATTGACCTTCAGTTGAGGAATAAAAGCTTAGAGTCAGAGAAACACCAACTTGGAGAAAGGGTTAAGACGTTGGAAGCTGAACTGgaaaaagcaaaggaagaaaTCAAAGGGTATGATTCTGCAATCATGATAGGATTGTTTAGTGATGCCATGCCAGGTGTAGAAGATTCCATGTCCATTCTGGGAATCAAGAAAACTTTGAATTATGATGACACTACAAGAGAGGAGCCAAAGAAGTTGCCCAAGGAACCGTTAAATGAAGCACAGCTGATACTGAAGATTAAAGATGAACTGAAGAGGAGTTTGGCTgccaacaaaacaaaaagggaTGCCATTGCTCGTTTGCAGGAGGATGTTCGAGAAAAGCAAAATCAGCTTAGAAAAGTACAGAGTGATCTTaaatcttcacaaacagaaacaaaggAATTGAAGGAAGAGTtactaaaactgaaattaaaagaatCTGAGTCTCAGCTGGGTAGAAATCAGAAGGAAAGCAGTGATGTTGATCTAAAAATtgctaaaacagaaaatatttctttaaaacaagAGCTTATAACATTGTATGTTGCCTTTGGAGATATGAAGAATCAAGCTGTAGAATTCAgtaattttgttgtttctttcaaCGCAAAATGTGATGGTAATCGTGTACAAGTTCCTGACAACTTTACTGGTTActgcaataaattattaaagacaGCTGAAAAGTATGTGGACTTAATAACAAATTTTGAGCAGCACCAAAAAGTTATTTCAGATCTCCGTGAAAAGGTTTTGAAGTTGCAAGAGGAGTCTGGAGTTTGGGAACAGAGAATCCATGCCATTGAGGTCAAAGTCACAGCTTCTTTAAAGATGATAAAAACAGCATTGGTTGATGAAAGCAAGGCTAGCGAATATACCCACGCCCTTCACATCCTTCAGAAACTACTTGAGGAAATAAAGCAACAGGTTGAAATCATGACAGAAAATTCTTTtggtattcaaggaaaaaatacCTATTTGGAGGATAAGCTAAGAACAGTTGAATTGGAGGTTGAGAAGCAAAGGCAGGAAATGGCTCGTTTGACCGAAGAGAAAGAGTCCCTTAGAGAGGAAATGACTGCTTTGAGCAAaaagaaagatgaggaaaagGCCTTGGCTTTGCAGAGTTGTCAGGATACCTATTTAAAGTTCCATGAAGATGCAGTGAAGGAGCTAGAGGTCAGATTTAATGCTGAATATGAAAATACTGGTGCAAAACTCAAACAGGAAATTAGTAGGCTAGCAGAAGAATTAAGTAACGTAAAAGGACTTTATCTAAATGTGTGTGAGGAAAGAAATGAATTGGAAGAGCAGTTGAAGAAGCAGAGTGGTAGTGTCAATAATATCTCTGTTAGTGAAGGAACTAATGCAGCAGGCCAGGGAAAACCATTAGGATTGTCAAGTTCCCATTCTGTGGAGGACATCAGACTTTACAAAAAAAGGATAGAGGGTTtggagagagagttagaaaatGTGAGAATCAAGCATGAGGAAGATATTAAAAGGTTTGTTGCAGAAAAAAAGCGACTAGGGGAGCTTCATGAGATGAAAACCAGTGATAAAGAAATGATTAGCGAAACGTCTTCAAAGGAAAAGGAGTTGAAGGAAAAGTGCTCAGTGCTAGAAAATGCCAATagcattctgaaagaaaaaataaaacattgggAAGATGTTAGTCCTGTTTTAAATTCGAACTCTGCTGCGGGGGAAAATGCTTTGCTGGGAGGGCATGAAAAATGCCAGGAGCTGCTGAGAATGCAGAGGTCACGATTTGATGCTGAACGGGAAGAATTGCAATCTCAGTTTCAGAAAGAATTGGGTGACTTGAAAGACAGACTTAAGGTGTCAAATGAACTAAGGGCCAAAGAAGTGGAAGCTGTGAACTTCCACAAGGATGCTTTGcaggaacaagaaaaaattctgaaatcacTTAGAGATGATTTAGCtacagagagagaaggagcgaAAATTAGAGATCAGGAAAGTGAACAAGAAGTTCGAAAACTAACGGACATGATAATGAATTTGGAAAGCGAAGCGAGAGAGCAGCAAGAAGAGTTTAACGAGACAAAAGCTAAACTTCAGAAAGAACTTCAGAATCGCATTAGTGATGAGCAttttatgaaacagaaaatcaAATTACTGGAAGAAGAAGCTGCATCATCAAAAACTGTGTCAGCCAAGTATAAATCCTTAAGGAGAATATTTAAGGAATATCATGAAGCATCGCAACATCAAAGAGAATTTCAGAAATGTGAAATAAGTAGACTcgataatgaatttgaaacagtCAATAAAACTTGGGTAAAGCGAGTAGAGGATTACGTCGAAGAAGTAAAGAAAAGGTTTTCCGCTTCTTTGGAAAGCGCGATAAGTGTGCTGAAGAAATGTGAACATGTAGACGAGAGAATTTATCGTACACGTTTGGAACTGGAGGAGGTTTTAAAGAGTTATGTGAACTTCTCTGTGAAGTGGTTTTGA